The Rhabdothermincola salaria genomic interval GGCCAACGCCGCCTCCTCGAGGGCCTCGAGCCGGGGGTGCTCGTGGTGGCCGTGCGGTCGACCCGGCTCGTCGTCGGCCATCAGAGCCCGCCGACCTGCATCGAGCGGAGACGGGCCACCCGGTCCTCGACGGGTGGGTGGGTCATGAACCAACGGGCGGCCTTGGCCTCCCGGCCCCGCAGCGGGTTGACGATGTAGGCCGTGGACTGGGCCGGGTTCACGTGGACCGGGGTCTGCTGGGCCACGGCCTCGAGCTTGAGCAGGGCTCGGGCCAGGGGCTCAGGGTCGCCCATGATCTCGGCGCCGGCTCGGTCGGCCTCGTACTCACGTGAGCGGGACAGGGCCATCTGCAACAGCCCGGCCGCCACCGGCGCCAACAGGGCCATGAGCAGCAGGGCGAAGGGGTTGGGGGAGTCGTCGTCGCCACCACCGCCGAACATCGACGCCCACATGGCCATGTTGGCCACGAAGCTGATGGCCATGGCGATGGCGGCGGCCACCGAGCCGATGAGGATGTCGCGGTTGCGGATGTGGCCCATCTCGTGGGCCAGCACACCCATCAGCTCGTCGCGGTCGGTGATGTCGAGCAACCCGCGGGTGACGGCGACGACGGCGTGCTGGGGGTTGCGGCCGGTGGCGAAGGCGTTGGGCTGGGGGGAGTCGATGAAGTACACCCGGGGCATCGGGGTGCCCGCCCGCGCGACCACCTCGCGCACCGCCTCGTGCAGACGGGGGGCCTCGGCCTCGGAGATGGGTACAGCGCCGGCCGAGCGCACCGCCAAGGCGTCGCTCTTCCAGTAGGACGCGCCGCAGATGCCGAGGCCCATGGCCAGGCCGATGGCGGCGCCGGTGGTGCCACCGAGGAGGCCACCGATCACGATCAGCAGCCCGCCGATGGCCGCCAGCAGCACCGCCGTCTTGGCGATGTTGCCGGCCCCCATCACCCGACTGTCGACCTTGCGGCCGGTTCCACCACCGGGGTTGGTGCTGGCATCGAACATCGTGGGAACGGCTCCTCTCGAGCGGTCGTACCGGAACTCTGCTTCTTCCATTCTGGCCCCTGTCAGCGCCCGATCCACCGC includes:
- a CDS encoding M48 family metalloprotease, with protein sequence MFDASTNPGGGTGRKVDSRVMGAGNIAKTAVLLAAIGGLLIVIGGLLGGTTGAAIGLAMGLGICGASYWKSDALAVRSAGAVPISEAEAPRLHEAVREVVARAGTPMPRVYFIDSPQPNAFATGRNPQHAVVAVTRGLLDITDRDELMGVLAHEMGHIRNRDILIGSVAAAIAMAISFVANMAMWASMFGGGGDDDSPNPFALLLMALLAPVAAGLLQMALSRSREYEADRAGAEIMGDPEPLARALLKLEAVAQQTPVHVNPAQSTAYIVNPLRGREAKAARWFMTHPPVEDRVARLRSMQVGGL